The following coding sequences are from one Coffea arabica cultivar ET-39 chromosome 11e, Coffea Arabica ET-39 HiFi, whole genome shotgun sequence window:
- the LOC113718660 gene encoding uncharacterized protein — protein MDLIEAKGKKGLILKTWERCRSFGGIGSSRRRHAAKLKSKSWTGSAAASTREADPKRAKNRRVAPEGCFSVYVGAQKQRFVIKTECLNHPLLKMLLEEAESEYGYTNDGPLELPCDVDHFVKVLVEMDCDEIHPRCSFSKTYSSYHLLPSPRSLALNDV, from the coding sequence ATGGATTTGATTGAGGCGAAGGGAAAGAAGGGCCTCATCCTCAAGACTTGGGAGCGATGCAGGTCTTTCGGTGGTATTGGGTCATCAAGACGTCGACATGCAGCCAAGCTTAAGAGCAAGTCGTGGACAGGTTCTGCTGCAGCTTCAACCCGAGAAGCGGATCCAAAGCGTGCTAAAAACCGTCGAGTTGCACCTGAGGGCTGCTTTTCGGTGTACGTTGGAGCCCAGAAACAAAGGTTCGTGATCAAAACTGAGTGTTTAAACCATCCTCTTCTCAAGATGTTGCTTGAAGAAGCTGAATCAGAGTATGGTTACACTAATGATGGCCCTCTCGAACTTCCTTGTGATGTTGATCATTTCGTCAAGGTGTTGGTGGAAATGGACTGCGATGAGATTCATCCAAGATGCAGCTTTTCCAAGACCTACAGTTCCTATCACCTTCTCCCTTCCCCCAGATCGCTTGCCTTGAATGACGTTTAA
- the LOC113717665 gene encoding uncharacterized protein — MPFATMFASVDDKMFLFLLLLLLATLCVQPPLVLLAQPLQPTSHITVQGSVFCDACYDNTFSRRSYFLPGAQVHIQCKFRAISPGTTEQITFSVNRTTNRHGIYNLDIPSVEGIDCTGHPDIQSFCEASLKGSLSPACSAPGLRRTTNEITIKSKQNNQCIYSLSALSYRPFTRNVTLCGNKKMRLPYSFNSSKFFLPYFPPYYGSIPWPPLPQFPPLPQLPPFPSFPFPPLPPLPSLPPLPPLPYLPPFPSWPFPQVPYPRPPPSPPSFTFPPLPPFPQAPPLLPPPASYPGDPRTWIPNYPRFPPPPPPVPPKFNLGDPRTWIPYHRPSPPTTPQEQHP, encoded by the exons ATGCCATTTGCTACCATGTTTGCTTCCGTGGATGACAAaatgtttctctttcttctccttcttcttcttgcaaCTTTATGCGTCCAGCCTCCCCTTGTCCTGCTAGCTCAACCCCTACAGCCCACCTCCCATATCACCGTACAAGGTTCAGTTTTCTGTGATGCATGTTACGATAACACCTTCTCACGGCGCAGCTACTTCTTGCCAG GTGCCCAAGTGCATATTCAGTGCAAATTCAGAGCAATCTCGCCCGGAACAACCGAACAGATAACCTTCTCAGTCAACAGAACTACGAATAGACATGGAATTTACAACCTGGACATACCATCCGTGGAGGGAATTGACTGCACTGGACACCCGGATATTCAATCATTCTGTGAAGCAAGCTTGAAAGGGAGTTTATCTCCGGCTTGCAGCGCTCCGGGGCTTAGGAGAACAACTAATGAGATCACAATCAAATCAAAACAGAACAATCAATGTATATACAGCCTGAGTGCTCTCAGTTATAGGCCATTTACAAGGAATGTCACCTTATGTGGGAATAAAAAGATGAGATTGCCATACTCTTTCAATTCCTCCAAGTTTTTCTTGCCTTATTTTCCTCCCTACTATGGGAGCATTCCATGGCCCCCTTTGCCCCAGTTTCCACCTTTGCCTCAATTGCCCCCATTTCCGTCATTCCCCTTCCCTCCCCTGCCACCATTACCATCTCTTCCTCCCCTGCCGCCATTACCATATTTACCTCCGTTTCCATCGTGGCCTTTCCCTCAAGTACCATATCCTAGACCTCCTCCATCACCACCGTCCTTCACATTCCCTCCTCTTCCTCCCTTCCCTCAAGCACCTCCCCTGCTTCCTCCACCTGCATCTTATCCTGGAGATCCTAGAACTTGGATACCTAATTATCCTCGATTTCCTCCTCCCCCACCACCAGTACCACCAAAATTTAATCTTGGAGACCCAAGAACCTGGATACCGTACCATCGTCCATCTCCTCCCACAACCCCACAAGAACAGCACCCCTAG